A section of the Malania oleifera isolate guangnan ecotype guangnan chromosome 2, ASM2987363v1, whole genome shotgun sequence genome encodes:
- the LOC131148073 gene encoding probable receptor-like protein kinase At5g59700: MMMAYVRHRLFICVLSVLRLTYFSVGFVPTDMYLIDCGSPSNTTVGDRMFVADQSASAFLNAQHYFSASTTAAVPKSLSNTTELSLYQTATIFTETSKYIFPIHRTGRLWIRLYFFPFVYESYDLGTANFSVSAQTHLLLSNFKPTNNTFTVKEYSINVTSNTLYLTFIPSRNSLAFLNALEVVSTPDKLISDGDFRAASSQKFQGLSTQALETLIRVNIGGPPIPSHNDTLWRNWAANQPFMIQPSPGTNISANYISNITAVKYVPGGVTPDFAPKSVYGTAAVMSSTGPHASSSNITWEFNVDPGFQYLVRFHFCDIVGESQNNISFEIYINSWTVAQDADLSAFRDEIMGAPFYLDAVTDPAESTALSASFSPFFSRVDNPFLILNGLEIMKINNSMGNLSEGVLDSNPSKDKKRVGVIVGATVGMSIVAFATLFFSVTCRKRKTLAPKRNSKTMIPASTTRVTYDLNLAYRFPFVVAEEATNNFDETQVIGYGGFGRVYKGVLHDGRKVAIKRSNPMSLQGHAEFHTEIELLSQFRHRHLVSLIGYCDERNEMVLIYEYMENGTLKSHLYGSNFPCLSWKQRLEICIGAARGLHYLHTGSIKPVIHRDMKSTNILLDENLIARVADFGISRMIPGNDQMHVSTAVRGTFGYFDPEYFRRWRLTTKSDVYSFGVVLIEVLCARPVLDLSLSDEMVNLAQWAIKQRKAGQLEQIIDPHLMGKVKPTSLQKFVETAEKCLADNSVDRPSMEEVLCSLEQALQLQEDAILQVDNFNHIDPCACSGQHDESNGYEYDSSGVSSGILFCPDGEG, translated from the coding sequence ATGATGATGGCGTATGTAAGACATCGATTATTCATCTGTGTTTTATCAGTCTTACGGTTGACTTACTTTTCAGTTGGCTTTGTTCCAACAGACATGTACTTAATAGACTGTGGATCACCCTCCAATACAACAGTGGGTGATCGCATGTTTGTGGCAGATCAATCAGCTTCCGCTTTCCTCAACGCCCAACACTACTTTTCCGCCAGCACCACTGCCGCTGTGCCAAAATCCCTCAGCAACACTACAGAATTGTCACTCTATCAAACAGCAACCATCTTCACTGAGACCTCAAAATACATTTTCCCAATCCACCGGACGGGAAGACTCTGGATCCGTCTCTATTTCTTTCCATTTGTTTATGAAAGTTATGACTTGGGAACTGCGAATTTCTCAGTTTCCGCCCAAACTCACCTACTTCTTTCCAACTTCAAGCCAACGAATAACACTTTTACTGTCAAAGAATACTCCATAAATGTCACCTCAAATACGCTTTACCTCACCTTCATTCCTTCCCGCAACTCATTGGCCTTCTTAAATGCCCTGGAAGTCGTTTCAACCCCTGACAAACTTATCAGTGATGGTGATTTCCGCGCTGCCTCATCACAGAAATTCCAAGGCCTTTCCACTCAAGCATTAGAGACACTTATAAGGGTGAACATAGGTGGGCCACCAATCCCCTCCCACAATGATACGCTCTGGCGAAATTGGGCTGCTAATCAACCTTTCATGATTCAACCAAGTCCAGGCACAAATATCTCAGCCAATTATATATCAAATATCACAGCCGTTAAGTACGTACCAGGTGGGGTAACACCTGATTTTGCTCCAAAATCCGTATATGGTACAGCCGCTGTAATGAGCTCAACTGGTCCCCACGCAAGTAGTTCGAATATTACATGGGAGTTCAATGTAGATCCAGGATTTCAGTACCTTGTGCGGTTTCACTTTTGCGATATTGTAGGTGAATCCCAAAACAATATCTCTTTTGAAATTTATATTAACTCCTGGACTGTCGCTCAAGATGCTGATCTAAGTGCTTTTAGGGATGAAATTATGGGCGCTCCATTTTATCTGGATGCTGTTACTGACCCAGCTGAAAGCACAGCTCTTTCTGCAAGCTTCAGCCCTTTCTTTTCACGTGTTGATAACCCCTTTCTCATTCTCAACGGGCTTGAGATCATGAAAATTAACAATTCTATGGGTAATCTGAGTGAGGGAGTTTTGGACTCAAATCCAAGCAAAGATAAGAAAAGGGTTGGCGTGATAGTGGGCGCGACCGTTGGAATGTCTATCGTAGCTTTCGCTACTCTATTTTTTTCTGTGACTTGTAGAAAAAGAAAAACACTGGCACCAAAACGAAATTCAAAGACAATGATTCCTGCCAGCACCACTAGAGTTACGTATGACTTGAACTTGGCATATCGCTTCCCTTTTGTTGTAGCTGAAGAGGCCACAAACAACTTTGATGAGACCCAGGTGATCGGATATGGTGGTTTTGGGAGGGTCTACAAAGGAGTCTTACATGATGGAAGAAAAGTGGCCATCAAGAGGTCAAACCCTATGTCCTTGCAGGGCCATGCTGAGTTTCATACGGAAATTGAGTTGCTATCACAGTTCCGCCATCGTCATTTGGTTTCATTGATCGGGTATTGTGATGAAAGAAATGAGATGGTTTTGATTTATGAATATATGGAGAATGGGACCCTCAAGAGTCATCTATATGGCTCTAATTTTCCCTGCCTGAGTTGGAAGCAGAGGCTTGAGATATGTATTGGTGCAGCCAGAGGTCTCCACTATCTTCATACCGGTTCAATAAAACCAGTAATACACCGTGACATGAAGTCGACAAATATTTTGCTCGATGAAAACCTCATAGCTAGGGTGGCAGACTTTGGCATTTCAAGGATGATACCTGGGAATGACCAGATGCATGTGAGCACGGCAGTGAGAGGAACATTTGGGTACTTTGATCCTGAATATTTTAGAAGATGGCGCCTAACAACAAAATCTGATGTGTACTCATTTGGGGTGGTTCTAATTGAAGTTCTCTGCGCAAGACCTGTGTTAGATCTATCCCTTTCAGATGAAATGGTGAACTTAGCCCAGTGGGCAATAAAGCAACGAAAGGCAGGACAATTAGAACAAATAATAGATCCTCATCTCATGGGAAAAGTAAAACCAACTTCTCTTCAGAAGTTCGTAGAGACAGCAGAGAAATGCTTGGCCGATAATAGTGTCGACAGGCCTTCTATGGAAGAAGTTCTGTGTAGTCTAGAGCAGGCACTCCAACTTCAAGAGGATGCTATTCTTCAAGTTGACAATTTCAATCATATCGATCCTTGTGCCTGCAGTGGACAGCATGACGAATCAAATGGGTATGAGTATGATTCATCTGGTGTCTCCTCGGGTATATTATTCTGTCCAGATGGTGAAGGCTGA